The Algoriphagus sp. TR-M9 genome has a window encoding:
- a CDS encoding glycoside hydrolase family protein yields the protein MSDLFTKAIRKKYVLVLLVVLALQNSTLAQDDLQISKFMEPVNQEHIFRTEGYYNWGGSIVKGTDGMYHLFYSRWPKSVGFKGWLVYSEIAHATSEKPTGPWTFRETVLQGNGKGHWDAITAHNPKIKFFEGKYYLYYISTNLGTTQDYTAEELDAASSATLQDPLRFALRSNQRTGVAVSNSLNGPWQRQSQPLIQPSGPITTLTVNPAVTQGKDGLYYMIVKGDKPGETRFIRNQAIAISQHPDGPYEIQPDPVIDYLDTEDMSLWYDQQRELYYGIFHAPEGFIGLVSSVDGLKWLKASEYRVMPKEIKMQDGTILRPDRLERPFVYEEKGNLLTLGVSAKQGDDSFVIFHPLRDE from the coding sequence ATGAGCGATCTTTTCACCAAAGCAATTAGAAAAAAGTATGTACTAGTTTTACTGGTGGTGCTGGCATTGCAGAATTCTACTTTGGCACAGGATGACCTGCAAATCTCCAAATTCATGGAGCCAGTCAATCAGGAGCATATTTTTCGAACCGAGGGCTATTATAATTGGGGAGGGTCGATTGTCAAAGGAACTGATGGTATGTATCACCTTTTTTATTCCAGATGGCCTAAGTCCGTAGGTTTTAAGGGATGGTTGGTATATTCTGAAATTGCCCATGCCACGTCGGAAAAGCCCACTGGGCCATGGACATTTCGGGAAACTGTATTACAGGGAAATGGAAAAGGACACTGGGACGCTATAACCGCTCATAATCCAAAAATCAAATTTTTTGAAGGAAAGTATTACCTGTATTACATTTCTACTAACCTGGGTACAACCCAAGACTATACAGCAGAAGAGCTTGATGCTGCAAGCAGCGCCACTCTCCAAGACCCCCTGAGATTTGCACTCCGATCAAATCAACGAACAGGTGTAGCTGTGAGCAACTCCCTGAACGGTCCTTGGCAAAGACAGTCCCAACCACTTATCCAGCCTTCGGGACCCATCACCACCTTGACAGTAAATCCAGCAGTAACCCAGGGAAAGGATGGGCTTTATTATATGATTGTCAAAGGAGACAAACCCGGGGAAACCAGATTTATCAGAAATCAGGCTATTGCTATCAGTCAACATCCTGATGGCCCCTATGAGATTCAACCTGATCCAGTGATCGATTACCTGGACACAGAAGACATGTCGCTCTGGTATGACCAACAGCGGGAGCTTTATTACGGAATTTTTCATGCTCCTGAGGGTTTCATTGGGCTAGTAAGCTCAGTAGATGGATTGAAATGGCTGAAGGCTTCTGAGTACAGAGTTATGCCAAAGGAAATTAAGATGCAGGATGGCACTATACTCAGGCCAGATCGCCTGGAGCGTCCATTTGTGTATGAAGAAAAGGGAAATCTTCTGACCCTAGGTGTATCAGCCAAACAAGGAGATGATTCCTTTGTCATCTTCCACCCGTTAAGGGATGAGTAA
- a CDS encoding glycoside hydrolase family protein, which translates to MKLLYLLCFSLFISFGAAYSQSNPFQNNWEDSPVEGAFQMENYIVWGGSVIQGEDDLYYMFASRWPKHLGMSAWVTNSEIVLAVSDRPEGPFKFKQVVLQARGKAYWDGMMTHNPTIQYHDGKYVLFYIGINYDFEKPVDVSPSRELYEAAWNHKRIGVAVADSPTGPWKRMDQPILQPRPGKWDGAIISNPAPVVHEDGSVLLVYKSAPVPYPARNQNRKMTFGVAKAKHYWGPYERAGEDNQIELLPISSDVEDPYIWYDGNQYNMLAKCMNKEITGESGAGFLARSEDGLVWYTAEEPAAYGRTLTLSNGETQVFPKLERPQVLVQNGQPTHVYFAARNPEGNIFNMVRPLKRTVE; encoded by the coding sequence ATGAAATTACTATACCTACTTTGCTTTAGCTTATTTATCAGCTTTGGCGCAGCTTATTCTCAAAGTAATCCCTTTCAAAATAATTGGGAAGATTCCCCTGTAGAAGGAGCTTTTCAAATGGAGAATTACATAGTCTGGGGTGGTTCGGTAATCCAAGGCGAGGATGACCTATATTATATGTTTGCCAGTAGATGGCCGAAGCACCTGGGAATGAGTGCCTGGGTGACAAATAGTGAAATCGTGCTGGCCGTGTCCGATCGGCCAGAAGGCCCTTTCAAATTCAAACAGGTAGTTTTGCAAGCTAGAGGCAAAGCATATTGGGATGGGATGATGACCCACAATCCTACGATCCAGTATCATGACGGAAAATATGTACTGTTTTACATAGGGATCAATTATGATTTCGAAAAACCTGTAGATGTAAGTCCAAGCCGTGAACTTTATGAGGCAGCATGGAATCATAAACGAATTGGGGTAGCTGTTGCAGATTCTCCTACAGGCCCCTGGAAAAGAATGGATCAGCCTATCCTTCAACCACGTCCAGGCAAATGGGATGGAGCCATCATCAGCAATCCAGCTCCGGTAGTTCATGAAGACGGAAGTGTATTGCTGGTTTATAAAAGTGCGCCTGTCCCCTATCCTGCCAGAAATCAAAATAGAAAAATGACCTTTGGAGTAGCCAAAGCCAAGCATTACTGGGGACCTTATGAAAGAGCCGGAGAAGATAACCAAATCGAGCTATTACCGATCAGCTCAGACGTAGAAGACCCCTACATCTGGTATGACGGCAATCAGTATAATATGCTAGCCAAATGCATGAATAAGGAAATTACCGGCGAAAGTGGCGCAGGCTTTTTAGCTAGGTCTGAAGATGGACTGGTATGGTACACGGCTGAGGAGCCAGCTGCATATGGAAGAACTTTGACTTTATCAAATGGGGAAACGCAGGTCTTTCCAAAACTGGAACGGCCGCAAGTTCTGGTGCAGAATGGCCAGCCAACTCACGTATATTTTGCTGCGAGGAATCCTGAAGGAAATATTTTCAATATGGTCAGACCGCTTAAACGTACTGTGGAATAA
- a CDS encoding SusC/RagA family TonB-linked outer membrane protein, producing the protein MKKSITNFLHRICEIRNPQSTAGIVTFCCFLLLFLGAPEVGMAQQSSQVTVTGTVIDPDGLPLPGLTILVKGTTSGTVTDGDGNYSIQVPGSDAVLAFSYIGYQAQEITVGSRTVINVTMEEDISSLNEVVVVGYGTQKVTNLTGAVDVVEGKTLADRPSPSVSQLLQGTSPGLTFSTGNFGFQPGAEMNIQIRGLGSLNGGSPYVVIDGIPGDMDRLNPNDIESISVLKDAAASAIFGARAPYGVIVITTKSGRGKLKASYNGSVGVASPTNLPSMINSYDHAKAINEAGVFGAGGRFFPDRTIDNILAFQRGDFDFLRSNANFPADATFFETTPNPNNVNQWGFNQFGNANRDWFDEYFGKGMIQKHDLSLSGGSDKTSYYFSAGLYGQSGVLNYGTDTFDRYNIMGKITTSITKNWDFTYQPRFSKQIREIPNMDRQGSYDLIFHQIARTMPTNAMYDGFGNVMIQSKIPWVNDAGTDITETTENWHTFATDLRPAEGWTIHGDFAMRNTDIFFRSNELTVYDNLVDGSVIPSGNTVPSNTRRTHYSNLYWTSNVYTSYELQLNEVHNFKAMVGTQFEKTQNRNLSGFRTNLLVPDVPSLNTADGEIQMTENLLTVSTQGYFGRFNYNYNEKYLLELNARYDGTSRFREGNRWGFFPSFSAGWNVDKESFWEPISQTVNTFKLRGSWGELGNQNVTPYQDLQLIPLSGNAVNWIFSQGGTRPIGFAGTPSLISPDLTWETARSIDIGADMSFLENRLSFTFDWFERTTFDMIGPVDPAPGVLGSTVPQSNNATLRTRGWESTINYGQTLSNGLTFNVGFNIFDSRTFVTEYLNPNGVLSSWYAGREQGEIWGYTANSLYQNQEEIDAYTSQVDLSDITGLAWNPGDVKYMDINGDGRVDNGDNTLDNPGDLSIIGNSTPRWQYGINLNASYKGFDLSMIWRGVGKRDVAFGSNDNIFWGFRTGNQSTLFPEHLDYFRDTPGDMYTGLYEGEANINLDSYFPRPYINNGQNNKNRLTSTRYLQNGSYLRLQNLQVGYTLPDHVLDKMSLSNFRIYMSGENLLTFTKLPVGIDPVATGSSWGAGKTYGADRMISAGIQVSY; encoded by the coding sequence ATGAAAAAAAGTATTACAAATTTTCTACACAGAATCTGCGAAATTCGCAATCCCCAGTCTACTGCTGGCATTGTGACTTTTTGTTGCTTTCTGTTACTATTTCTGGGAGCCCCAGAGGTAGGTATGGCTCAGCAATCATCACAGGTGACCGTAACAGGTACTGTGATTGATCCTGATGGGCTTCCATTGCCAGGATTGACTATTTTAGTTAAAGGGACGACTTCTGGTACTGTCACTGATGGAGACGGGAATTATTCCATCCAAGTGCCCGGATCTGATGCAGTGTTGGCTTTTAGCTACATAGGGTACCAGGCACAGGAGATTACTGTAGGAAGCCGGACGGTGATCAATGTCACTATGGAAGAGGATATTTCATCTCTGAATGAAGTAGTGGTAGTAGGATATGGCACGCAGAAAGTGACCAACCTAACCGGTGCAGTGGATGTGGTAGAAGGTAAGACTTTGGCAGACCGCCCCTCACCTTCTGTATCCCAATTACTTCAGGGAACCTCTCCAGGCTTAACTTTCAGCACAGGTAATTTCGGTTTTCAGCCTGGTGCTGAAATGAACATACAGATTAGAGGCTTAGGGTCACTTAATGGAGGCTCTCCTTATGTGGTGATCGATGGTATCCCGGGTGACATGGATAGATTGAACCCAAATGACATCGAATCAATCTCAGTATTGAAGGATGCTGCTGCCTCGGCTATTTTCGGAGCAAGAGCTCCATACGGGGTAATTGTAATTACTACTAAGTCCGGTAGAGGCAAGCTGAAAGCAAGCTATAATGGTAGCGTGGGCGTAGCTTCTCCTACCAATTTGCCTTCCATGATCAATTCCTACGATCATGCCAAAGCAATCAATGAAGCGGGTGTTTTCGGAGCCGGTGGAAGATTCTTCCCAGACAGAACTATTGATAACATCCTTGCTTTCCAGAGAGGTGACTTTGACTTTCTAAGATCAAATGCCAACTTCCCTGCTGACGCAACTTTCTTTGAAACCACACCAAACCCCAACAATGTAAATCAGTGGGGTTTCAACCAATTTGGTAACGCAAACAGAGATTGGTTTGACGAGTATTTTGGAAAAGGAATGATCCAAAAGCATGACCTGAGCCTATCTGGAGGAAGCGATAAAACTTCCTATTATTTCTCAGCGGGGCTTTATGGGCAGTCTGGCGTTTTGAACTACGGTACGGATACCTTTGATCGATATAACATCATGGGTAAAATCACCACTTCCATCACGAAGAACTGGGATTTCACTTACCAGCCAAGATTCTCCAAGCAGATCAGAGAAATCCCTAATATGGACAGGCAAGGTAGTTACGATTTGATTTTCCATCAGATCGCCAGAACGATGCCTACCAACGCCATGTATGATGGCTTTGGCAATGTCATGATCCAATCTAAGATTCCTTGGGTGAATGACGCAGGTACAGATATCACAGAGACCACAGAAAACTGGCACACTTTCGCTACCGATTTGAGACCTGCTGAAGGCTGGACTATCCACGGCGACTTTGCCATGAGAAATACAGATATCTTTTTCAGAAGCAATGAGCTGACTGTCTATGACAATTTGGTAGATGGCTCCGTGATCCCAAGTGGAAACACGGTACCAAGTAACACCAGAAGAACACACTACAGCAATCTGTACTGGACATCCAACGTTTACACCTCCTACGAGCTGCAGCTAAATGAGGTACACAACTTCAAAGCTATGGTGGGTACACAGTTCGAAAAGACTCAAAACAGAAACCTTTCCGGATTTAGAACCAACCTTTTGGTACCAGATGTACCTTCTTTGAATACAGCAGACGGTGAGATTCAAATGACTGAAAACCTGCTTACGGTAAGCACTCAAGGTTATTTCGGTAGGTTCAATTACAATTACAATGAGAAGTACCTGTTAGAATTGAATGCAAGATATGACGGTACATCTAGATTTAGAGAAGGCAACAGATGGGGCTTTTTCCCTTCATTCTCTGCAGGATGGAATGTGGACAAGGAATCCTTCTGGGAGCCTATCAGCCAAACTGTGAACACTTTCAAACTTCGTGGCTCATGGGGTGAACTTGGTAACCAAAATGTAACTCCTTATCAGGATTTGCAGCTTATTCCACTTTCCGGAAATGCAGTCAACTGGATCTTCTCCCAAGGGGGAACAAGACCAATTGGTTTTGCAGGGACACCTTCTTTGATCAGCCCAGACCTGACTTGGGAAACAGCCAGATCCATAGACATAGGCGCAGACATGAGCTTTTTGGAAAACCGTCTGAGCTTTACATTTGATTGGTTTGAGCGAACTACATTCGACATGATCGGCCCTGTAGATCCTGCTCCAGGAGTACTAGGATCTACCGTACCTCAATCCAACAACGCAACGCTAAGAACAAGAGGTTGGGAATCTACCATCAATTATGGGCAGACCCTTTCTAACGGCCTGACCTTCAATGTTGGATTCAACATCTTTGACAGCAGAACATTTGTCACAGAATACCTCAATCCAAACGGAGTTCTTTCCAGCTGGTACGCTGGTAGAGAGCAAGGAGAGATCTGGGGTTACACGGCAAACTCTCTTTATCAAAACCAAGAAGAAATCGATGCTTACACTTCACAGGTTGACTTATCAGACATTACAGGACTAGCCTGGAACCCTGGTGATGTGAAGTACATGGACATCAATGGAGATGGCAGAGTAGACAATGGCGACAACACCCTGGACAATCCTGGTGATTTGAGCATCATCGGTAACAGCACGCCGAGATGGCAGTATGGCATTAACCTTAATGCATCATACAAAGGTTTTGACCTATCTATGATCTGGAGAGGCGTGGGCAAGCGTGATGTAGCATTTGGCTCCAATGACAATATCTTCTGGGGTTTCAGAACGGGTAACCAATCCACCCTATTCCCTGAGCATCTGGATTACTTCAGAGACACTCCTGGAGACATGTACACAGGCTTATATGAAGGGGAAGCTAATATCAACTTAGACTCCTATTTCCCAAGACCATACATTAACAATGGTCAAAACAATAAGAACAGACTGACCAGCACCAGATACCTACAGAACGGGTCTTACCTGAGACTGCAGAATCTGCAAGTAGGCTATACCCTACCTGATCATGTGTTGGACAAAATGAGCCTGAGTAACTTCAGAATATATATGTCAGGGGAAAACCTGCTGACATTCACCAAACTTCCAGTTGGTATAGATCCAGTAGCTACAGGCAGCTCATGGGGAGCAGGAAAGACCTACGGCGCGGATAGAATGATTTCTGCTGGTATTCAAGTTTCCTATTAA